One Sporomusaceae bacterium ACPt DNA window includes the following coding sequences:
- the bepF_2 gene encoding Efflux pump periplasmic linker BepF: MKGFKPKYWIMPVALAVAVTTAAQMGILTPGKAQKQAVSANITSVTVENAQMVNKVPKLSLTGSVEGETSAIISAKIAGRIEQILVEDGQPVSAGQPLVRLESVELANAVRSSSDAVQRAMANYENVEADYRRYQALYAQNAISKQTLDGAETKLKVAQADLSTAKAALSTAEQQYDYSVVTAPVSGVVANRAAVIGQVVAAGGPLMSVESIGEVYAVVNIEQKDLGVVKPGMAAEITVDAYPDKVFAGTIEIMNPAAAVANRMYRTKIKIDNRENLLKPGMFVKVSIVTGQPVPVLAVPQAAIFQKQGLYYVYVLENGKAARRQVEIGSVLGDFIEIKTGLADQAQVITSNVNKLKDGDTVQVGKL, from the coding sequence ATGAAAGGTTTTAAACCCAAATACTGGATTATGCCGGTTGCTTTGGCGGTTGCCGTCACTACCGCGGCTCAGATGGGAATACTGACGCCGGGTAAGGCACAAAAACAGGCTGTGAGTGCTAATATTACCAGTGTGACCGTTGAGAACGCCCAAATGGTAAACAAAGTTCCGAAACTTAGTTTAACCGGTTCGGTAGAAGGCGAAACATCGGCTATTATCAGCGCCAAAATTGCCGGCCGTATTGAGCAAATTTTGGTGGAAGACGGCCAACCGGTGTCAGCCGGGCAGCCGCTTGTCCGCCTGGAAAGTGTTGAACTTGCCAACGCTGTCCGCAGCAGTAGTGATGCCGTGCAAAGAGCTATGGCCAACTACGAGAATGTCGAAGCCGACTATAGGCGTTACCAAGCGCTGTACGCCCAAAATGCCATCTCCAAGCAAACGCTTGACGGCGCTGAGACTAAACTTAAAGTGGCGCAGGCCGATTTATCAACTGCTAAGGCCGCGCTAAGCACAGCCGAGCAGCAGTATGATTACTCGGTAGTTACTGCTCCGGTCAGCGGCGTGGTGGCCAACCGGGCGGCGGTAATCGGTCAGGTAGTAGCGGCAGGCGGGCCGCTGATGTCGGTTGAAAGTATCGGCGAGGTATACGCGGTCGTAAATATTGAGCAAAAAGACCTAGGGGTCGTTAAACCGGGTATGGCGGCTGAAATTACTGTTGACGCCTATCCGGACAAAGTCTTTGCCGGAACAATTGAAATCATGAATCCGGCGGCTGCCGTTGCCAACCGTATGTACAGAACCAAGATAAAAATCGATAACAGGGAAAATCTGTTGAAGCCCGGGATGTTTGTCAAGGTTAGTATCGTAACCGGCCAACCTGTTCCTGTTTTGGCTGTACCGCAGGCAGCCATCTTCCAAAAACAGGGCTTGTATTATGTCTATGTTCTGGAAAACGGCAAGGCTGCCCGCCGTCAGGTGGAAATAGGCAGTGTGCTTGGTGACTTCATTGAAATAAAGACCGGCTTAGCTGACCAGGCCCAGGTAATTACCAGCAATGTCAATAAACTCAAAGACGGCGATACCGTCCAGGTAGGCAAGCTATGA